The genomic window CGCTTTGGGGGATGGAAACAGTGCGTCGATGCACAGGATCAGTCAATAAGCAGGGATTCAGCGAGCGTTCTTGTTACTGGCACCGCGTTTGCATCGCAGTCCAGGCAATCATTGATCGAAGACGCCTCGCCGGGAGCCCATCATGCGAGTCCTACTAGCCAACGACGCATCTCCTCATTCGCGGGCCGCAGCGGAGTATTTGTTAGCGGTTCCGTTTCGCAGGCCGATCGATTTGGATGTGGCTTGTGCGGTCTCGCCGCCATTGATGGTCGACACGGGGCTGGGGATTCCCGTGGACCTGCATGACTTCATCGAAGAGGAACGGCAGGCGGTGCAACAGCGTGTGGAAGAGACGGCCGAACAGTTGGGTGGACCGGTCCATTCGGTGCATACGCATGTGCCTGTGGGACCGGCGTCCAGCGAGCTGCTGGAGTTGGCCGAGGGGACGGGCGCCGACCTGATCGTATTGGGCGCGGTCGGCCATTCCGCCATGGACCGAGTGTTATTGGGCAGCGTTTCGGATTATGTGGCGACGCACAGCGACGTTTCGACCCTGGTCGTGCGTCCCAAACGCGATTCCGAGCTGCCACCTTCGTTGCAGAAAATCATGCTGGCGCTTT from Roseimaritima ulvae includes these protein-coding regions:
- a CDS encoding universal stress protein, which codes for MRVLLANDASPHSRAAAEYLLAVPFRRPIDLDVACAVSPPLMVDTGLGIPVDLHDFIEEERQAVQQRVEETAEQLGGPVHSVHTHVPVGPASSELLELAEGTGADLIVLGAVGHSAMDRVLLGSVSDYVATHSDVSTLVVRPKRDSELPPSLQKIMLALSGSPEDDRMLQWLRCLKLNPGVEVHLVRILRLDKFYRHDIRQKASAYWQSFVNAAQTQILDFETKLQDMGLNTETHLVEAEHIGEALIDYAEQHGCDLMMTGDSDSGLLTRVFLGSTSRYVLRHAQCSVMIVRDKSDRQAAKRAVAEQSQQGSVGV